One part of the Malus sylvestris chromosome 2, drMalSylv7.2, whole genome shotgun sequence genome encodes these proteins:
- the LOC126613802 gene encoding uncharacterized protein LOC126613802 isoform X1 has translation MEMTVVDLSAYLESEEAGVKELCGEVSRSLRETGALLVKDPRCTAEDNDRFLDMMERYFDSPPEFKRLQERPQLHYQVGVTPEGVEVPRSLVDEEMQEKLKEMPKESQPSIPKGADRKWRYMWRVGPRPSKTRFQELNAEPVVPEQFPEWKDTMDSWGYKMISAIEAVAEMAAIGFGLPKNAFTSLMKQGPHLLAPTGSDLRRYGQEGTVFAGYHYDLNFLTIHGRSRFPGLNIWLKNGQKVEVKVPVGCLLIQTGKQIEWLTAGDCIAGMHEVIVTNRTIDAIKLATEQNRLLWRVSSTLFAHIASDAVLKPLGHFAESLLVSKYPPIYAGEFVEQELAVINLKGNKD, from the exons ATGGAGATGACGGTGGTAGATCTGAGCGCGTATTTGGAATCGGAGGAGGCGGGAGTGAAGGAGTTGTGCGGCGAGGTTAGTCGGAGTCTGAGAGAAACGGGAGCTCTGTTGGTAAAGGATCCCAGATGTACGGCGGAGGACAACGATCGCTTCCTTGATATGATGGAGAGGTACTTCGACAGTCCGCCGGAGTTCAAGCGACTCCAGGAGAGGCCCCAATTGCATTACCAG GTTGGTGTGACACCGGAAGGCGTGGAAGTCCCCAGAAGCcttgttgatgaagaaatgcaggagaaattgaaagaaatgcCCAAAGAGTCCCAGCCATCCATCCCCAAGGGGGCAGATCGCAAATGGCGATACATGTGGAGAGTGGGTCCTCGACCCTCGAAAACCCGCTTTCAG GAGCTTAATGCAGAGCCTGTCGTACCCGAGCAGTTTCCTGAATGGAAAGATACCATGGATTCGTGGGGTTACAAGATGATTTCGGCAATAGAG GCTGTTGCTGAAATGGCTGCCATTGGATTTGGCTTGCCAAAGAATGCATTCACTTCTCTTATGAAGCAG GGACCGCACCTTCTAGCTCCAACAGGAAGTGACCTTCGGCGTTATGGCCAAGAGGGTACTGTGTTTGCTGGATATCATTATGACCTCAACTTTCTAACTATTCACGGCAGAAGTAGATTCCCAGGTCTGAATATTTGGCTTAAAAATGGGCAAAAAGTTGAGGTGAAGGTTCCTGTAGGATGTCTTCTCATTCAGACTGGGAAGCAG ATAGAATGGCTGACTGCAGGAGATTGCATAGCCGGAATGCATGAAGTTATTGTAACAAACAGGACGATTGATGCAATCAAACTAGCAACGGAGCAAAATCGCTTACTATGGCGAGTATCTTCAACA TTGTTTGCACATATAGCATCTGATGCTGTGTTGAAGCCCTTAGGTCACTTTGCAGAATCCCTGCTTGTGAGTAAATACCCGCCCATTTATGCAGGAGAGTTCGTTGAACAGGAGCTTGCAGTAATCAATCTCAAAGGAAACAAAGATTAA
- the LOC126613803 gene encoding elongation factor 1-delta-like, translating to MAVTFFDVNSASGLKKLDDYLLARSYITGYQASKDDITVYAALSKAPSSEFVNVSRWYNHIAALLRISGVTGEGCGVTIEGSAPVTGEAIATPPVADTKASAAEDDDDDDVDLFGEETEEEKKAAEERAASIKASTKKKESGKSSVLLDVKPWDDETDMKKLEEAVRSVHLEGLHWGASKLVAVGYGIKKLQIMMTIVDDLVSVDTLIEEHLTVEPINEYVQSCDIVAFNKI from the exons ATGGCAGTCACATTCTTTGATGTCAACTCGGCCTCCGGCCTGAAGAAACTCGATGACTACTTGCTTGCTCGCAGTTACATCACTGGATATCAGGCTTCCAAGGATGATATCACTGTGTATGCAGCTCTTTCAAAGGCCCCTTCTTCCGAATTTGTGAATGTGTCTAGGTGGTACAACCACATTGCTGCTCTTCTTAGGATTTC TGGTGTAACCGGAGAAGGATGTGGTGTCACTATTGAGGGATCTGCACCTGTCACCGGGGAAGCAATTGCTACACCGCCTGTAGCTGATACAAAG GCCTCGGCTGCTGAGGATGACGATGATGACGATGTTGATCTCTTTGGGGAAGAGACCGAAGAGGAGAAGAAGGCTGCCGAAGAACGTGCAGCTTCTATCAAGGCATCAACAAAGAAGAAAGAGTCTGGCAAGTCGTCGGTTCTGTTGGATGTGAAGCCATGGGATGATGAAACTGACATGAAAAAGCTTGAGGAGGCTGTAAGAAGTGTCCACTTGGAAGGCTTGCATTGGGGAGCAT CCAAACTTGTAGCTGTTGGGTACGGGATTAAGAAGTTGCAAATAATGATGACAATAGTTGATGACCTGGTCTCTGTTGACACTCTCATTGAGGAACATCTTACCGTCGAACCCATTAATGAGTATGTTCAGAGTTGTGACATCGTAGCCTTCAACAAAATAT GA
- the LOC126613802 gene encoding uncharacterized protein LOC126613802 isoform X2, whose protein sequence is MMERYFDSPPEFKRLQERPQLHYQVGVTPEGVEVPRSLVDEEMQEKLKEMPKESQPSIPKGADRKWRYMWRVGPRPSKTRFQELNAEPVVPEQFPEWKDTMDSWGYKMISAIEAVAEMAAIGFGLPKNAFTSLMKQGPHLLAPTGSDLRRYGQEGTVFAGYHYDLNFLTIHGRSRFPGLNIWLKNGQKVEVKVPVGCLLIQTGKQIEWLTAGDCIAGMHEVIVTNRTIDAIKLATEQNRLLWRVSSTLFAHIASDAVLKPLGHFAESLLVSKYPPIYAGEFVEQELAVINLKGNKD, encoded by the exons ATGATGGAGAGGTACTTCGACAGTCCGCCGGAGTTCAAGCGACTCCAGGAGAGGCCCCAATTGCATTACCAG GTTGGTGTGACACCGGAAGGCGTGGAAGTCCCCAGAAGCcttgttgatgaagaaatgcaggagaaattgaaagaaatgcCCAAAGAGTCCCAGCCATCCATCCCCAAGGGGGCAGATCGCAAATGGCGATACATGTGGAGAGTGGGTCCTCGACCCTCGAAAACCCGCTTTCAG GAGCTTAATGCAGAGCCTGTCGTACCCGAGCAGTTTCCTGAATGGAAAGATACCATGGATTCGTGGGGTTACAAGATGATTTCGGCAATAGAG GCTGTTGCTGAAATGGCTGCCATTGGATTTGGCTTGCCAAAGAATGCATTCACTTCTCTTATGAAGCAG GGACCGCACCTTCTAGCTCCAACAGGAAGTGACCTTCGGCGTTATGGCCAAGAGGGTACTGTGTTTGCTGGATATCATTATGACCTCAACTTTCTAACTATTCACGGCAGAAGTAGATTCCCAGGTCTGAATATTTGGCTTAAAAATGGGCAAAAAGTTGAGGTGAAGGTTCCTGTAGGATGTCTTCTCATTCAGACTGGGAAGCAG ATAGAATGGCTGACTGCAGGAGATTGCATAGCCGGAATGCATGAAGTTATTGTAACAAACAGGACGATTGATGCAATCAAACTAGCAACGGAGCAAAATCGCTTACTATGGCGAGTATCTTCAACA TTGTTTGCACATATAGCATCTGATGCTGTGTTGAAGCCCTTAGGTCACTTTGCAGAATCCCTGCTTGTGAGTAAATACCCGCCCATTTATGCAGGAGAGTTCGTTGAACAGGAGCTTGCAGTAATCAATCTCAAAGGAAACAAAGATTAA
- the LOC126613804 gene encoding UPF0235 protein At5g63440 — protein MPKRTTHTYSSEDAAPDGPDSDLFVYYCKHCGSHLLITDTQLQKMPKRKTDKAYVLDKSKHLARLNIAEAGKVLLKRGEGKLEKQFRMNCVGCGLFVLYRSEEDLEGASFIYVVDGALSTVAAETNPQDAPVPPCISNLEGGLIQVAIEVEDRAQRSAITRVNADDVRVTVAAPAARGEANNELLEFMAKVLGLRLSQMTLQRGWNNKSKLLVVEDLSARQVYEKLLEAVQP, from the exons atGCCGAAGAGAACAACACACACGTACTCGAGCGAGGACGCAGCTCCGGATGGACCTGACTCTGATCTCTTCGTCTATTACTGCAAGCACTGTGGATCCCACCTCCTCATAACtg ATACCCAATTGCAGAAAATGCCGAAGAGGAAGACGGACAAGGCTTATGTGTTGGACAAGAGCAAGCATCTTGCAAGGCTCAATATTGCTGAGGCTGGAAAGGTTTTGTTGAAAAG AGGGGAAGGGAAATTGGAGAAGCAATTTCGAATGAACTGTGTGGGTTGTGGACTCTTTGTTCTCTATCGCTCTGAAGAAGACTTGGAAGGTGCTTCTTTCATTTATGTTGTTGATGGTGCTCTAAGCACAGTTGCTGCTGAAACCAACCCACAG GATGCTCCTGTGCCACCTTGTATATCAAACCTAGAAGGGGGACTCATTCAAGTGGCTATAGAAGTGGAAGATCGTGCACAACGCTCAGCGATCACAA GAGTGAATGCTGACGATGTAAGAGTCACTGTAGCTGCACCTGCTGCTCGGGGAGAAGCAAACAACGAGCTCTTGGAATTCATGGCCAAA GTGTTGGGTCTGAGACTAAGCCAGATGACTCTTCAGAGAGGGTGGAATAACAAATCAAAACTCCTTGTG GTAGAGGATTTGTCTGCTAGGCAAGTATATGAGAAACTTCTGGAGGCTGTGCAACCTTGA